A single Mus caroli chromosome 15, CAROLI_EIJ_v1.1, whole genome shotgun sequence DNA region contains:
- the Znf641 gene encoding zinc finger protein 641 isoform X1 encodes MLSEQAVGLGTGWEPMNAQLDAAEPQSERGTREVGPWRTAPRPLEHLHCGLEDEPLSLQEKATSAPWVPAVPQEGNTGDWEMAAALLAAGSQGLVTIKDVSLCFSQEEWRSLDPSQTDFYGEYVMQENCGIVVSLRFPIPKLDMLSQQEGGEDQWAPGPQDVEGRDILKVTYTGDGGEPQGDTPELEVEPPRTLSSVSGDTALWNPGQGPSWESSPRNSTGMLLSPRFLQEDTFSHHLHRTDTGSLLKPHTCPQCGKQFVWGSHLARHQQTHTGERPYSCLKCEKSFGRRHHLIRHQKTHLHDKPSRCSECGKSFRCSSHLASHQRVHTDSKSCKGQDFGESLGAQRVPPVPKCHVCTECGKSFGRRHHLVRHWLTHTGEKPFHCPRCEKSFGRKHHLDRHLLTHQGQSPGSSWDRRTSAF; translated from the exons ATGCTTTCAGAGCAGGCTGTAGGCCTGGGCACAGGATGGGAGCCAATGAATGCACAGCTGGATGCGGCAGAACCCCAGTCAGAAAGAGGAACCCGGGAAGTGGGCCCGTGGAGAACAGCACCAAGGCCGCTGGAGCACCTTCACTGTGGTCTTGAAGACGAGCCACTGTCCCTTCAGGAGAAGG CAACTTCTGCTCCCTGGGTTCCGGCCGTTCCCCAGGAGGGGAACACTGGAGACTGGGAAATGGCAGCCGCACTTCTTGCAGCCGGATCCCAG GGCCTAGTAACTATCAAGGATGTGTCCTTGTGCTTCTCTCAGGAGGAGTGGCGGAGCCTGGACCCCTCGCAGACAGACTTTTATGGAGAATATGTCATGCAGGAAAACTGTGGGATCGTCGTCTCTCTGA GGTTTCCCATCCCCAAATTGGATATGCTTTCTCagcaagagggaggagaagaccAATGGGCCCCTGGCCCCCAGGATGTAGAAGGAAGGGACATCCTGAAGGTCACATATACAG GAGACGGAGGTGAACCCCAGGGTGATACTCCCGAGCTAGAGGTGGAACCTCCCAGAACATTATCCAGTGTGTCTGGGGATACTGCTCTCTGGAACCCGGGGCAGGGTCCAAGCTGGGAGTCCTCGcccaggaactccacaggaatgCTCCTAAGCCCACGTTTCCTTCAGGAGGACACCTTCTCTCACCATCTACATAGAACAGACACAGGCTCTCTCTTAAAACCACATACGTGCCCTCAATGTGGGAAACAGTTTGTGTGGGGCTCCCACCTTGCCCGACATCAGCAAACCCACACTGGAGAGAGGCCCTACAGTTGCCTCAAGTGTGAGAAAAGCTTTGGGCGAAGGCACCACCTGATCAGGCACCAGAAAACCCATCTGCATGACAAGCCAAGTAGGTGCTCTGAGTGTGGCAAGAGTTTCCGATGCAGCTCGCACCTGGCCAGCCACCAGAGAGTGCACACAGACAGCAAGTCCTGCAAGGGCCAAGACTTTGGAGAGAGTCTTGGGGCTCAGCGCGTGCCTCCAGTGCCAAAGTGCCATGTGTGCACTGAATGTGGGAAGAGCTTTGGCCGGAGGCACCACCTGGTGAGACACTGGCTGACCCACACGGGGGAGAAGCCCTTCCATTGCCCTCGCTGTGAGAAGAGCTTTGGCCGCAAGCACCACCTAGACAGGCACCTGCTGACCCACCAGGGACAGAGTCCTGggagcagctgggacagaagGACATCTGCCTTTTGA
- the Znf641 gene encoding zinc finger protein 641 isoform X2 has product MLSEQAVGLGTGWEPMNAQLDAAEPQSERGTREVGPWRTAPRPLEHLHCGLEDEPLSLQEKATSAPWVPAVPQEGNTGDWEMAAALLAAGSQEEWRSLDPSQTDFYGEYVMQENCGIVVSLRFPIPKLDMLSQQEGGEDQWAPGPQDVEGRDILKVTYTGDGGEPQGDTPELEVEPPRTLSSVSGDTALWNPGQGPSWESSPRNSTGMLLSPRFLQEDTFSHHLHRTDTGSLLKPHTCPQCGKQFVWGSHLARHQQTHTGERPYSCLKCEKSFGRRHHLIRHQKTHLHDKPSRCSECGKSFRCSSHLASHQRVHTDSKSCKGQDFGESLGAQRVPPVPKCHVCTECGKSFGRRHHLVRHWLTHTGEKPFHCPRCEKSFGRKHHLDRHLLTHQGQSPGSSWDRRTSAF; this is encoded by the exons ATGCTTTCAGAGCAGGCTGTAGGCCTGGGCACAGGATGGGAGCCAATGAATGCACAGCTGGATGCGGCAGAACCCCAGTCAGAAAGAGGAACCCGGGAAGTGGGCCCGTGGAGAACAGCACCAAGGCCGCTGGAGCACCTTCACTGTGGTCTTGAAGACGAGCCACTGTCCCTTCAGGAGAAGG CAACTTCTGCTCCCTGGGTTCCGGCCGTTCCCCAGGAGGGGAACACTGGAGACTGGGAAATGGCAGCCGCACTTCTTGCAGCCGGATCCCAG GAGGAGTGGCGGAGCCTGGACCCCTCGCAGACAGACTTTTATGGAGAATATGTCATGCAGGAAAACTGTGGGATCGTCGTCTCTCTGA GGTTTCCCATCCCCAAATTGGATATGCTTTCTCagcaagagggaggagaagaccAATGGGCCCCTGGCCCCCAGGATGTAGAAGGAAGGGACATCCTGAAGGTCACATATACAG GAGACGGAGGTGAACCCCAGGGTGATACTCCCGAGCTAGAGGTGGAACCTCCCAGAACATTATCCAGTGTGTCTGGGGATACTGCTCTCTGGAACCCGGGGCAGGGTCCAAGCTGGGAGTCCTCGcccaggaactccacaggaatgCTCCTAAGCCCACGTTTCCTTCAGGAGGACACCTTCTCTCACCATCTACATAGAACAGACACAGGCTCTCTCTTAAAACCACATACGTGCCCTCAATGTGGGAAACAGTTTGTGTGGGGCTCCCACCTTGCCCGACATCAGCAAACCCACACTGGAGAGAGGCCCTACAGTTGCCTCAAGTGTGAGAAAAGCTTTGGGCGAAGGCACCACCTGATCAGGCACCAGAAAACCCATCTGCATGACAAGCCAAGTAGGTGCTCTGAGTGTGGCAAGAGTTTCCGATGCAGCTCGCACCTGGCCAGCCACCAGAGAGTGCACACAGACAGCAAGTCCTGCAAGGGCCAAGACTTTGGAGAGAGTCTTGGGGCTCAGCGCGTGCCTCCAGTGCCAAAGTGCCATGTGTGCACTGAATGTGGGAAGAGCTTTGGCCGGAGGCACCACCTGGTGAGACACTGGCTGACCCACACGGGGGAGAAGCCCTTCCATTGCCCTCGCTGTGAGAAGAGCTTTGGCCGCAAGCACCACCTAGACAGGCACCTGCTGACCCACCAGGGACAGAGTCCTGggagcagctgggacagaagGACATCTGCCTTTTGA